ATCTTCTATAGGTTGGTGTACAGGATTCGCCGCCTGCTCCTCATTTAGCTCCACAGTGCTGTTGTATACCGAGATGAGTTCTGCTGGGATGATATCTATCACCTCTTCCTCACTAATTTCTGGTTCTTTAGACAGTCGTAGCTTACTGAGAATCTGTCCTCGAATGGCTTCGATGCGCTTTCTCTTTATTAGTTCCAGGTCTAAAGGACTGCATGTTGACAATGCTCTGCAATAGTGCACAAATCCCAACAGGCATTGCAATGCCAGTAATAAACACTCCGCTCTCATGGTCAGCTTCGCTGGAATTTACGTTGAGTCTTTGAATGTGGCACTAGATGCTTACTGAAATTAGAGGTCTTGAGCACTTCTAGATACAATGCTGGCGTCTATTTAGCATTGCTACAGCGTGAGTGTGGGGTGTCTTCTTTACCTCAAACCCAACGGCCTGAATCAGAACCCAAACATCATAGAGATACTGATGCCCATATTGGCAAAACAGACTCAATcgatctgaaataaaacaaacaaaactcacCTAAGAAGTCAGAAGTCCACCGAAAGTACACAATAAATGTCCTTGCAAGCCACCATGCTCCATTTACAGTACAGTTTCCATTCAATAACTTCAACGGTTCCTTGGGTCCCGTTCAACaggaacaaacaaatacaagtaTTTGAGGTTCAAGGTAGTAGTTATTTTCGTTTGCCGTACCCTTGTTCTGAAAACACTTAGTTTGCTCTCAACTCAAGGAATGACAAAAAAGGGAAAAGGAAGCAGCACAGTTTAACCAAATGACACAACACTTCCTTTGCATCACAGTAGTTTCCCCTGTAGATTTAACCCAAACGGTGGACAATATGTGAGTCAAAGGGGTTTAGTTTATCTCATGATGGATTCATATGCCTGGAGTCAGCTGGTTATTGCTATCCACTGAAGAATTAAACatttagaacaaaacaaaaaaagatgttaTGAAAAAATTTCCTTTAGATCAGTGTTCGTATTGCTAATCAGctagaaaaaagtaaaaagttctGAAAGTGCTTCCAATTATATTGATCTTCTGCATCATTATCGTTGTAGTTTGAATTCATGGATTCACCATTTTCAAAGAATTAGAACGATTTATACTATATACTTCAAGGTCAATAACTGTAACGATAACTATATAGTGTAATAGGTGGGTGTGCTCTGGGACTTCAGCTGCTATGACATGGAAATGTTTTCTGCTGTTGTGCTAATCTTCGACACATGTACATTGTGGCCTTTAGGATACTGCTATGTTATGTGTTATTATTCatgatttaaaatttatttttcaaaagttttgtaTGTTAAGTAATTTTAATGACCAAGTAATTAATGAGGTTAGTTGGGTATGTTAAGCTAACAGTTAAATGGCACAATTTCGAAATTATGCTAGGGCTGCAGTTCATCTGTTAGAATATCTTCCACATCTCGTGTTTACAGAATGATGACTCAAATCCCAAAGGAGGTATCCTACTTTCAACCCTTAGAAGAAAACAGAAAGTTTTTAAACAACAAATTAGCAGAGGTACTAAAAATTAGGACATCTACACTTtcatcaacttaaaaaaaacaccctCCCCCATCCTTCTTTCTTCTATATTAAGAAACAAGAGTTTTATAGAGGAACTGATGAACCTCAATAGAAGCAAGATGCAAAACAGTGCAGTAAAATACTCTTTAACGCCCTTTCAAAACAATTCTGAAATGGGACGGTAAAAACTATTTCACCCTTTTAGAAAAGTTGATTTATACAGAGTGTGTGTCAAAAATGAGCTGTGATCTTACACGCCCTTGTCTTTTTTTAAGTCTCACTAAAACAGTTTGAAACTCCACACAGGAAATGAGCAAAATGTGACAAAGAGCTGATTCTCACTATCTACGTAACACAGAGCCTGCTACAAAATATTACTGAAAGATGTGTCTACATCTATGAAGAAATAAAACCGTACTGATGGCATGAACTGcgtcaggtttattttttttattttttaaaatttaaggAGAGGGGTTTTTGCATATCAATTCTTGAtgaatgacttaaaaaaaattaagttttgaaaacTGCCAATAAACTGAATTGCATCAAAACAAAATAGAATTCTATAAAACATACAAAGTGtacaaaatgaaatacaaaagtaTTCTTTGAGATCCAAAGCACAAAAACACTTTATCAGTCTGTAGAGATAAATCTATCAATCACCATTTCACTCAACTCTTTGTATGACATGTAACACTTACATTAATACACACCCTATATTACTACCTCCTGCTCAATATAACAAAATACTTTACCTGCTTTTCCACTCCATATATCATAGACCTGAAATATATGACAACCTGTTGTCCGTTCTCAGCTCTCCACACCGTATCTGTCAAAGTGGCGCAGAATAACACACAGCTCTAGTTCAACTGTGCCCATGCCAACAGTGTGGAGTCTGTATCTGTCTGCGCCGCTGTAAATGAGATCTGGCGAGCGCAGCTGTGGACCTCCTCCAACAAACATCTCAGCAAGTTGATCCTGCCAGGATCCCAGCGGTCGCCATGTCACGCACTGCAGACGATGCTGTCCTGGGCTTGATGGTATGTGGATATAACCATAACCATACAGTTGGCAACGGCCAAAAGAGTCCTGATGCCACACCTGGAGATGAAGCTTTGGCCATCCTACAGGTGGAAAAACAcctctatattttaaatcatgctTAAGTGATTATAAACTCTTTCTTTGTCACTAAAATACAAGATGAATACCTTGTAGGCCCTTAGTAGTGTAGTGCAAATCAATGGGATGACTCCAGTATGCCATGTCCCCAGTTTGAGGCATGTCCACCTGAGTCTGGCCTTCCTTCAGACCAGAAAGAAGTCTCCATGCTCCTCCTAAATGgcaaaaaaaggtgaaaaaggtTTTAGTAATTCATATTAATGCAACCTTTGAGATgtctcaaattaaatttaaattcacaaaattaaaaacataaataattcttcacaccttgAAATGCAAGACAAACACAATAATTATCTATAAGACCAGTATTTTTCAGTCACCACTGTACAAACCCCATAAGTGAATatggagatgaaaaaaaaaaatacctatgagatgggatgatttttttttctcaaagtgaTCATGTTCTCTCACCAAATAATTGTGTTACCTTTTGAAAGTGTGTTCCCCATGAAACATTGTGTTCTCTcacaaaactctctctctctttttttttttttgagagcaaTTCTTTTGGGAGAGAATGCAAAATTATTCAAATGCAATGATTTTGCATACATAAAATTTCCCTCTATTTCATCTACTTTTTTATTAACACGACATCCCTGTAGGGgtgtgtacattattattattatttttttttttttttaaaagagtataaaatattttatacgaAAATAAAAAGGATACCTGCGTGTACACCCCATTTGCAGAAGAGGCTGTTCTGTGGGAATCCAGTGGCCCCGATGATCTGTCCAATTACATGCAATTCTGCCATAAGAGTTCTGAAATATCAATATGTAGTATGTTAGTTATCACATCCATCAGTCCAAATGACTATATAACCAATGTCATACACTCTATTAGCATACAACActattcatatatatttagattCATACATTTTCTGACAAATCGTTCTTTTCTGCGCCAACATATATCTTAAACGTTTCTGTATAAGTTAACGTTACATGTTTGTGATTGATAATTCATACTGTATCGTCTTTATCATTGACAAACATCATAAATATCATACGTCTCAGCTATACATACACTTTGAAAACTCGTAACAGAGTCTGTAAGTTAGATGTATTTAAACAGGTTTAGATAACAGCCTTAAGGTTTAAGTTGAGTCTTTCTGCAGATACATGGTAACTAGTGTAAATTCAAACTAGCAGATCGCTAACGGGAGCTCACTAGCGACCCATCTGCACTCGTTTAACAAAGCAGAACAGTTTCAATTCACACGCGTACCACAATCACCACATTCGAGTCATTGATCGGCAACGCGACAATGAGCTGATAACGCTGATCCAGCCTTGTTCCTTGTTTACAGCGCCTTCCTGTCGTCAGGGAGGAtttcccatagacagtaaaagaaagggaTTTCCTTAGCAACTCACTTCCTCGTGCTCTGTGCTGGTGGATAGTTTTAGTTTGACAAGGTTTGTTGCTGCCATCTAGAGGCCCCTGCTTGTGTTGCATTGCAAGCAACGAGGAAGAAGCACCGTATTGTCATCGCTCTTCAGTtgttaaagcaggcagggttaaccttCCAGTAGTACCCAGCATTGATTACAGTCAGACTTCTCAAAATCCTTCATCGCTTTAATTAAGATGATACTAATTTGATTTTAAAGCAAAGACACCACTTTATGACCTCTTTTTGCCttgaatacagatttaaaatcattagatatttaatagctatgatactgtttttgaaagcaCATATATGCATTGATATGCCAGGAATTGCCTTGGGCAACTGGGggactggtttctcccaaggttttttctccattctgtcaccgatggagttttggttccatgccgctgtcgcctctggcttgctggggtcacttcatgtacagcgatattgcaaatgattgcacagatactatttaaactgaactgagatgcattcaatgatgaactgcctttaactgtcattttgcattattgacacactgttttcctctaattaatgttgttcagttgctttgacacaatcttttttgtttaaagtgctatataaataaaggtgacctgacttgacagttcattttaacattaacattataactgtttaaatgttcatttattttttctttctgttagCTAAAGTAGGCTAGAATGCTTCACATGTAAGAATAGTTATATGCATAGCATGTTCATGTgcatagtgaagaaaaaaaaggtttaatttcaAGTCTTTTATAGATCATGTTTATCTTTTTGAAAACGTTGTTACTTAGCTCTTAACAttagtattttgttttttgtttggagAGTTAAATGCATTTCATTGCATGTCTGTCACTGCACATCACCTTCTTAGAACGTCCCCTGAAGatgtcatgtttttttaataCTTTGATGTTTACACGGCGTACTCAATAACAACATGTGCAAAACATAAGCTTCTCTTCTCTCTGTGGCACAAAGTATCCACCTCAGGTAGACATCAACGCCACATCTCAAAGCCTCAGAGACCACATTTgtacaaaaacacagacaaatagtaaatatttaatgAGACTCTTAATGGAAACACAAGGGACTGTGTGTGAGTGGATTCTGATGTAACCTCTAAGACTGACATGATGTGGTTATGATAGTTCACACCAACACCATAAGTGCATATCCTATTTTGAAGCACATTAgcgtattataaatataatataagagTATTGTATTCAAATGTATTAACATTTGTTGACTTATCGGTCaggacttactgatataaaaatcaCAGTTAAACTTgttcacaatgcacatttcttaatattaagtctaaaatgtgttttaatgccaTTATTACTAAGGATTGTATATCTGTCTTTAAATGcatgatatttaaagtgtacctaaagtatacttgcaatagttcctcTTTAACACAATCAAATATAGCCCAGTATATCTGTAGTTGGACTTCAAAACTATATctacacaattaaagtgcattaagtacaaaataaGTTGTTCCAATTTAGGAGACTTTACATacaccagtttaaaaaaaaaaatacaactgcagggtatttttataaagtgcataactatgtaaatgtatttgtagtatattagcatgaaataaatgtatttcaaatacattttagtagaTATATTACATTAGGCAAATCAAATAAAACTTGAAGACTTAAAAAATGTTTCTCTCAGACACATTCGTACTTTGTTTCTACTTCTACCATTACTACTAATTATTAGGCAAGCATAAGTTTAGTACATCAGTAAGTGATCTAAGTGCAGTCAGTTTTAACTAAACGGCCTCATCTGTACTAATGAAAGAGGCCTGCAGGAGGACTATTGACACGGTTCTGAGGCCTAGAAAACAAGCCATTATAGTGACTGAACAAAATTTAGTTGGCCTTCTTGAAAGATGCTTTATGTTGCCATAGAAGAATCTTttctgtctaaatggttccataaaaaaCCTTTAACCAGTGAAGAACATAAGTATTCATAAATATTCTTAATGCTCCcagtttcctcaaatggtttaaatttgctgaaaatatactcaaataaaatcaattaacatcttgtgaagtgaaaaccttCAAGTTTGTACAAAACAAATGCATtctaaacagttctaaacaaatgttGATAGATTGTTTTAGTTATAATTCTTACggatgaatttgtttattacaaacatacagcttttcacagctcatgcatgcacacacacacatatacacacacacacatacacacacacacacacaaaccagccGGAGGGACTCAATACGTAACTTATGACAAGATATTGGAAAGTATTTCAAATGTGATGTTCTAGTGGCACTCAGCAATCattctctctgtgacttcaacAACAGTGGCAAAGCCCTACTCAAGATCTGCAGCATGAAGGAAGGAtttaatgcattacagtattatTCTGGACCAGTATTTAATAACAGCATCTGTGGGTCAATTTAATCTCCATGCCTTATATAAGATGTCTAATTTGAATGACTCTAAAGCTAACATCACTCAGACTGTAGTGATGGATCAAAATGCACTGAAGATGTTCTTGTCTGGGACCCCGTGTGTTATTTTCCTTTATGTCAATGGGGTCATGCTCTTCACCTTGAGTAAAAAGACTGTTTTCCAGGAGATGCCTCGCTACATGCTGTTTGGTCACATGCTTTGGGTCGACACGCTTAATCTATTTATGAGTTTAGTGTTGTATATATGTGCTGTCAGTAGAATGtcaattctgaaaaatatttgtctttttcttcTCATTTCTACAACAGCCCTCTTACATGTTTCTGTGCTGAAtctgtctttaatgtcactgGAGAGGTATATAGTCATCTGTTTTCCTCTCAGACATGCAGACATCACCACTTCTGAAAGAACTAAAATGGCTATTGCTATTGTTTGGATGATGGGTTTGATTCAGCCCCTCTCTGATATGATTACTTTCTATGCTATTGATTCTACGAGTGCAGTTATGAATTTGTTCTGCTCAAGAACCACTCTTTTCAGACTTCAGATTTATAAGAAACTTGAAATATCTATCACTTGTGTATTTTTTGTGTCTGtgagttttgttattatttttacttatgcCTCTATAGCAGCTGTGGCTAAAACTGCCTCCAGTGATAAAGCGTCGGCCAAAAAAGCTAACAAGACTGTTCTGCTGCATTTGTTACAGCTGGTTCTTGGTCTCATATCCCTTTTATTGGAACCCATTTTTGAAGCTATGTATGTTCATGTTGACTATAATACTTTGGTAAActtaatgtattttttctttgttgtctTTATAATTTTCCCAAGATGTTTAAGTCCTCTTGTATATGGCCTGAGAGACAAGGCCTTTGGCTCGTCATTTAAATACTACTTCACATTGGGTTTCAAAAGGCAAAACAAATGTAATACAGAGATACATTTAGTAGCAGGAGGTTGTAAAATATAGCTTACTATCTAATTGATGTTACAATGTTCTTTAAAATGCTTTAGTTGATAATATTGTCTTTAattttattgagacaaaaatataattttccaaAACTGCAAAATATGATCTTGTGTGTGATGAGATACTGAAGTAAATTAATTGAATCTAACATAGATTCACAAATCATAGAGAACAAATCTCTGATATGGGAAACATATATGGGAAAGAGTTTTGCGAGGGTTTTCAATTTAAATTCTGAAGCGAAATACAAGTGTATAAAGTTTGTACATTATTAACCCCCAAAAGGTATATATTAGtctcttaaaggtgccatatgcaaaaatttaggtaaaaatatccataacatgacctacacgcatcaaaagaatgagaagaaataagggcgatgatgtcataaaaaaaatatcaagttatagtgctgcagagatatcaaccttaattagcattagcattactagccccggcccgacaggtgtcgtgataccagtttcggccatgggaggcggtatgcgggcaacacaaccaccagccaacctgcaatacacgaataactcgcacggcttgtagGCGTGTACTCGAACCTGATGTCAAtagtgtggaaagtacagccccctacttcatttcagttcagggaagagagagaaatgatg
This genomic stretch from Carassius gibelio isolate Cgi1373 ecotype wild population from Czech Republic chromosome B21, carGib1.2-hapl.c, whole genome shotgun sequence harbors:
- the LOC127985946 gene encoding B9 domain-containing protein 2, with the protein product MAELHVIGQIIGATGFPQNSLFCKWGVHAGGAWRLLSGLKEGQTQVDMPQTGDMAYWSHPIDLHYTTKGLQGWPKLHLQVWHQDSFGRCQLYGYGYIHIPSSPGQHRLQCVTWRPLGSWQDQLAEMFVGGGPQLRSPDLIYSGADRYRLHTVGMGTVELELCVILRHFDRYGVES
- the LOC127985601 gene encoding odorant receptor 131-2-like, whose product is MSNLNDSKANITQTVVMDQNALKMFLSGTPCVIFLYVNGVMLFTLSKKTVFQEMPRYMLFGHMLWVDTLNLFMSLVLYICAVSRMSILKNICLFLLISTTALLHVSVLNLSLMSLERYIVICFPLRHADITTSERTKMAIAIVWMMGLIQPLSDMITFYAIDSTSAVMNLFCSRTTLFRLQIYKKLEISITCVFFVSVSFVIIFTYASIAAVAKTASSDKASAKKANKTVLLHLLQLVLGLISLLLEPIFEAMYVHVDYNTLVNLMYFFFVVFIIFPRCLSPLVYGLRDKAFGSSFKYYFTLGFKRQNKCNTEIHLVAGGCKI